One Streptomyces lincolnensis genomic region harbors:
- a CDS encoding ATP-binding protein, with amino-acid sequence MDSDGTRDTRGTHANPVPRPAGPPRMPETPPRPATAPGTPPMPDGSAFLTWLRTPRPEAAPGVWRFGHTARPDEEPEQIPTRQLLSGAVIAFLVGWLVWSLLWNGYLGGWWVLPLELFTPDSWRHSDDRVGNAILWYSYYTLIALTIMLVVGRLGRWGEIWRRFGPPAWNRAAPAAERPVTPEQDPVQWPELRMAGAVDAAERLAAEARAGLMRDVDHARITRAWQGVRSGRHSLATFTGTVLNEGAAACLHPSGARDLPTRLARHDLVTGQVRLGTTADDARNPYAYRGTGLGLGPDLLGTSLLAVGPAGSGKTGTVVRPLAESLCLHALAGRAAVVVVGAAGAGLGPTDAYDVVVRIGNPESVYDLDLYGGTSDPDEAAAVLAEALVGDLAEPHQGGDTRRSTTVLAQLLGPFRTVHGRFPSVPELRQLLDGAPGPLAALRTGLQEAGHESLLRELDARERQMGHPGDVGGVLADRVALLDRPAFAGFFDTSGQSRPFSLKALDHPVRVRIDLPQRGHADASRMLARLVLAQFTASVAVREDRSLFACLVLDDATGVVTPEAVRGIQRLRSGNAGVVLTLRTLDDVPRPLRGPLLGAIGCRMALSGLTPWDGQDFAEVWGKEWIEARDVTDRQIIAETPAGKALHAVRRVITGKAPTARAVTVRQVERERWSPSELAHGVPPGHAVLSLTTVKGDHAPPLLVDLRG; translated from the coding sequence ATGGACAGCGACGGGACGCGGGACACCCGGGGTACGCATGCGAACCCTGTGCCACGTCCGGCAGGGCCCCCACGGATGCCGGAGACGCCCCCGCGGCCGGCCACCGCGCCCGGAACACCGCCGATGCCGGACGGGTCCGCCTTCCTCACCTGGCTGCGCACGCCCCGGCCGGAGGCCGCCCCGGGCGTGTGGCGGTTCGGGCACACGGCCCGGCCCGACGAGGAGCCCGAGCAGATCCCGACCCGGCAGCTGCTCAGCGGGGCGGTGATCGCCTTCCTGGTGGGCTGGCTGGTCTGGTCGCTGCTGTGGAACGGCTACCTCGGCGGCTGGTGGGTGCTGCCCCTGGAACTCTTCACCCCGGACTCCTGGCGGCACAGCGACGACCGCGTCGGCAACGCGATCCTCTGGTACAGCTACTACACGCTGATCGCCCTGACGATCATGCTCGTCGTCGGCCGGCTCGGCCGCTGGGGCGAGATCTGGCGCCGCTTCGGCCCGCCCGCCTGGAACCGGGCGGCACCGGCCGCCGAGCGCCCCGTGACACCGGAGCAGGACCCCGTCCAGTGGCCCGAGCTGCGGATGGCCGGAGCCGTCGACGCCGCCGAGCGGCTGGCCGCCGAGGCCCGGGCCGGGCTGATGCGGGACGTCGACCACGCCCGGATCACCCGCGCCTGGCAGGGCGTCCGCAGCGGCCGGCACAGCCTGGCCACCTTCACCGGCACCGTCCTGAACGAGGGCGCCGCCGCCTGTCTGCACCCCTCCGGCGCCCGCGACCTGCCGACCCGGCTCGCCCGCCACGATCTCGTGACCGGCCAGGTGCGCCTGGGCACCACGGCCGACGACGCCCGCAACCCGTACGCCTACCGCGGCACCGGTCTCGGACTCGGCCCCGACCTGCTCGGCACCTCCTTGCTCGCGGTCGGACCGGCCGGCTCCGGCAAGACCGGCACGGTGGTCCGGCCGCTCGCCGAGTCGCTGTGCCTGCACGCCCTCGCCGGCCGCGCCGCCGTCGTCGTGGTCGGCGCCGCGGGCGCGGGGCTCGGCCCGACCGACGCCTACGACGTCGTCGTACGCATCGGGAATCCGGAATCCGTCTACGACCTCGACCTGTACGGCGGGACGAGCGATCCGGACGAGGCGGCGGCCGTGCTCGCCGAGGCGCTCGTCGGGGACCTCGCCGAGCCCCACCAGGGCGGCGACACCCGCCGGTCCACCACCGTCCTCGCCCAGCTGCTCGGGCCGTTCCGGACGGTCCACGGCCGCTTCCCCTCCGTACCGGAGCTGCGGCAGCTGCTGGACGGCGCGCCGGGGCCGCTGGCCGCGCTGCGCACGGGGCTCCAGGAGGCCGGGCACGAGTCGCTGCTGCGGGAACTGGACGCGCGGGAACGGCAGATGGGGCATCCGGGGGACGTCGGGGGCGTGCTCGCGGATCGTGTCGCGCTGCTCGACCGGCCCGCCTTCGCCGGCTTCTTCGACACCTCCGGGCAGTCGCGGCCGTTCTCGCTGAAGGCGCTGGACCATCCCGTGCGGGTGCGGATCGACCTGCCGCAGCGCGGGCACGCCGACGCCTCGCGGATGCTGGCGCGCCTGGTGCTCGCCCAGTTCACGGCGAGTGTCGCGGTGCGCGAGGACCGGTCGCTGTTCGCCTGCCTGGTCCTCGACGACGCCACCGGCGTGGTGACCCCGGAGGCCGTGCGGGGCATCCAGCGGCTGCGGTCGGGCAACGCCGGGGTCGTCCTGACGCTGCGCACCCTGGACGACGTACCGAGGCCGCTGCGCGGGCCGCTGCTGGGCGCCATCGGGTGCCGGATGGCGCTGTCCGGGCTCACGCCGTGGGACGGGCAGGACTTCGCCGAGGTGTGGGGCAAGGAGTGGATCGAGGCACGGGACGTCACCGACCGGCAGATCATCGCCGAGACCCCGGCCGGCAAGGCGCTGCACGCGGTGCGCCGGGTGATCACCGGGAAGGCGCCGACCGCGCGGGCGGTGACCGTACGGCAGGTCGAGCGGGAGCGGTGGTCGCCGTCCGAGCTGGCGCACGGGGTGCCGCCGGGGCACGCGGTGCTCTCGCTGACCACGGTGAAGGGGGACCACGCGCCGCCGCTGCTGGTGGATCTGCGGGGTTGA
- a CDS encoding PucR family transcriptional regulator, with translation MPPTLASLVHHSALKLTVRAGEDRLDVPVRWAHVSELADPVPYMEGGELLLITALKLDAEDPDVMARYVKRLVGAGVVGLGFAVGVNYDEIPAALVAAAEQEGLPLLEVPRRTPFLAISKAVSAAIAADQYRSVTAGFAAQRELTRQALTDGPEGLLSALAGQVDGWAALYDASGAVVATAPEWAGRRAARLTADVERLRERPAPASSVVGDPDHEDRVELHSLGTGRRARAALAVGTAAALGTAERYAVHSAIALLTLTTERSRSLHAAEQRVGAAVLRMLLAGEPDHARAVAGDLYGELLDAPFRMIVAEAGSSASAARVRAEGHTDAPPTRSTAATLAAADPAGDPLAALTEVMESAAARAGEAVLVVPENGGGASERLVVLAADGGAAVSACGEYAQALEAARAGTEERAAGEDEDELVVGLSAPAGPIAAAAAYKQAEQALSVARRRGRVCVEHEQMAAGSVLPLLADDAVKAFADGLLRPLYEHDARGRGDLIASLRAWLSRHGQWDTAAADLGVHRHTLRYRMRRVEEILGRSLDDADVRMELWLALKATSAE, from the coding sequence ATGCCCCCCACGCTCGCCTCGCTCGTCCACCACTCCGCGCTGAAGCTGACCGTGCGGGCGGGGGAGGACCGCCTGGACGTGCCGGTCCGCTGGGCGCACGTCAGCGAGCTCGCCGACCCCGTCCCCTACATGGAGGGCGGGGAACTGCTGCTGATCACCGCCCTCAAGCTGGACGCCGAGGACCCGGACGTGATGGCCCGGTACGTCAAGCGTCTGGTCGGGGCCGGGGTGGTCGGGCTCGGCTTCGCCGTCGGCGTCAACTACGACGAGATCCCGGCCGCCCTCGTGGCGGCGGCCGAGCAGGAGGGGCTGCCCCTGCTGGAGGTGCCGCGGCGCACACCCTTCCTCGCGATCAGCAAGGCCGTGTCGGCGGCGATCGCGGCCGACCAGTACCGGTCGGTGACGGCGGGCTTCGCCGCCCAGCGCGAGCTGACCAGGCAGGCGCTCACCGACGGCCCGGAGGGTCTGCTGAGCGCCCTCGCGGGCCAGGTCGACGGATGGGCGGCGCTCTACGACGCGTCCGGCGCCGTCGTCGCCACGGCGCCGGAGTGGGCGGGGCGGCGGGCCGCCCGGCTGACGGCGGACGTCGAACGGCTGCGGGAGCGGCCCGCGCCCGCCTCCTCGGTCGTGGGGGACCCGGACCACGAGGACCGCGTCGAGCTGCACTCCCTGGGCACGGGCCGGCGCGCCCGGGCTGCCCTGGCGGTGGGGACGGCGGCGGCACTCGGGACGGCCGAGCGGTACGCCGTGCACTCGGCCATCGCGCTGCTGACCCTGACCACCGAACGCTCCCGGTCCCTGCACGCGGCCGAGCAGCGGGTCGGGGCGGCGGTGCTGCGCATGCTGCTCGCCGGGGAGCCGGACCACGCGCGGGCGGTGGCCGGTGACCTGTACGGGGAGCTGCTGGACGCGCCGTTCCGGATGATCGTCGCCGAGGCGGGCTCCTCGGCATCGGCGGCGCGGGTCCGGGCCGAGGGACACACGGACGCGCCGCCCACCCGGTCGACCGCGGCGACGCTCGCCGCCGCGGACCCGGCCGGTGATCCGCTCGCCGCGCTCACCGAGGTCATGGAGTCGGCGGCGGCGCGGGCCGGGGAAGCCGTGCTGGTCGTCCCGGAGAACGGGGGCGGCGCGAGCGAACGGCTGGTGGTGCTCGCGGCGGACGGCGGGGCCGCGGTGAGCGCGTGCGGGGAGTACGCCCAGGCGCTGGAGGCCGCGCGGGCCGGGACGGAGGAGCGCGCGGCGGGCGAGGACGAGGACGAACTCGTCGTCGGACTGTCGGCACCGGCCGGGCCGATCGCCGCGGCGGCCGCCTACAAACAGGCCGAGCAGGCGCTGTCGGTGGCCCGGCGCAGGGGGCGGGTGTGCGTCGAGCACGAGCAGATGGCGGCCGGGTCCGTGCTGCCGCTGCTGGCCGACGACGCGGTGAAGGCCTTCGCGGACGGGCTGCTGCGGCCCCTGTACGAGCACGACGCGCGCGGCCGGGGCGACCTGATCGCCTCCCTGCGGGCCTGGCTGTCCCGGCACGGGCAGTGGGACACGGCGGCCGCGGATCTGGGGGTGCACCGGCACACGCTGCGCTACCGGATGCGGCGGGTGGAGGAGATCCTGGGGCGGTCGCTGGACGATGCGGATGTGCGGATGGAGCTGTGGCTGGCGTTGAAGGCTACGTCGGCGGAGTGA
- a CDS encoding aldehyde dehydrogenase family protein produces the protein MTSTHAFWLAGRQATGEDTFDVTSPWDGRLVGRVAVPTDGQIEEAVAAAYAVREDFAATPAHVRAAALDHVSRRLVERTEEIARLISAENGKPVKWARGEVGRAVSVFRFAAEEARRFNGGEAQRLDTDAGGQGRLALTRRFPKGAVLGIAPFNFPLNLCAHKIAPAIAAGAPIILKPAPATPLSGLVIGELLAETELPAGAWSILPVPNDRMPALVQDERLPVISFTGSEKVGYAIMDSVPRKHCTLELGGNGAAVVLGDYASDEDLDWAATRIATFSNYQGGQSCISVQRVIADASVYDRLLPRIVAAVEAQVTGDPGDDATDVGPLVSEDAARRVEAWVQEAVEAGASLLTGGKRDGASYAPTVLTDVPADTTLSCEEVFGPVLTVQKADGEAAAFAAVNASKYGLQAGVFTHDLQAAFRAHRALEVGGVVIGDVPSYRADQMPYGGVKQSGVGREGVKFAMDDYTYERVLVLTGLAL, from the coding sequence ATGACTTCCACCCACGCCTTCTGGCTCGCCGGCCGCCAGGCCACCGGCGAGGACACCTTCGACGTCACCTCCCCGTGGGACGGCCGCCTCGTCGGCAGGGTCGCCGTGCCGACGGACGGGCAGATCGAGGAGGCGGTGGCCGCCGCGTACGCCGTGCGGGAGGACTTCGCGGCGACACCGGCCCATGTGCGCGCCGCCGCCCTCGACCATGTGAGCCGGCGGCTCGTCGAGCGCACCGAGGAGATCGCGCGGCTGATCTCCGCCGAGAACGGCAAGCCGGTCAAGTGGGCGCGGGGTGAGGTCGGCCGCGCGGTCTCGGTGTTCCGGTTCGCGGCCGAGGAGGCCCGGCGGTTCAACGGCGGCGAGGCCCAGCGGCTCGACACCGACGCGGGCGGCCAGGGCCGCCTCGCCCTGACCCGGCGGTTCCCGAAGGGTGCCGTCCTCGGCATCGCGCCCTTCAACTTCCCCCTCAACCTGTGCGCCCACAAGATCGCCCCGGCGATCGCGGCCGGCGCGCCGATCATCCTGAAGCCCGCCCCGGCCACCCCGCTCTCCGGCCTCGTCATCGGTGAGCTGCTCGCCGAGACCGAGCTGCCGGCCGGTGCCTGGAGCATCCTGCCCGTCCCGAACGACCGGATGCCCGCCCTCGTCCAGGACGAGCGGCTGCCCGTGATCTCCTTCACCGGTTCCGAGAAGGTCGGCTACGCGATCATGGACTCGGTGCCGCGCAAGCACTGCACGCTGGAGCTGGGCGGCAACGGCGCGGCCGTCGTCCTCGGGGACTACGCGAGCGACGAGGACCTCGACTGGGCCGCCACCCGCATCGCCACCTTCTCCAACTACCAGGGCGGGCAGTCCTGCATCTCGGTGCAGCGGGTCATCGCCGACGCGTCGGTGTACGACCGGCTCCTGCCCCGGATCGTCGCCGCCGTCGAGGCCCAGGTCACCGGTGATCCGGGTGACGACGCGACCGATGTGGGCCCGCTGGTCAGTGAGGACGCGGCCCGGCGCGTCGAGGCGTGGGTGCAGGAAGCGGTCGAGGCGGGCGCGAGCCTGCTGACCGGCGGCAAGCGCGACGGCGCCTCCTACGCGCCGACCGTCCTCACCGACGTGCCGGCGGACACCACCCTCTCCTGCGAGGAGGTCTTCGGGCCCGTCCTCACCGTGCAGAAGGCGGACGGGGAGGCGGCGGCCTTCGCGGCCGTCAACGCCTCCAAGTACGGCCTCCAGGCAGGGGTGTTCACCCACGACCTGCAGGCCGCCTTCCGTGCCCACCGCGCTCTCGAGGTCGGCGGTGTCGTCATCGGCGACGTGCCCTCCTACCGCGCCGACCAGATGCCCTACGGCGGCGTCAAGCAGTCCGGGGTCGGCCGGGAAGGCGTGAAGTTCGCGATGGACGACTACACGTACGAGCGGGTGCTGGTCCTCACCGGACTCGCCCTCTAG
- a CDS encoding glycoside hydrolase family 3 C-terminal domain-containing protein, which yields MTAHTPPTPPFRDPSLPFAKRIDDLLSRLTLDEKTAFLHQFAPAVDRLGVDAFRTGQEALHGVAWMGPATVFPQAVGLGATWNTDLVRRVGEAVSKEVRALRAHDDRVGLNVWAPTVNLLRHPLWGRNEEGYSEDPKLTSAIATAYTRGLRGDHPTYWRTAPVLKHWLAHNNETDRATSSSSVRPRVLHEYDMRAFRETVEAGAVAGVMPAYNLVNGRPNHVSPYLREHLRAWTEEELLVCSDAGAPSNLVDHEHYFDTHEEATAASLRAGVDSFTDHGTDSSQMIGRLKRAHERGLLTEADIDTAVRRQLSVRFRLGEFDPDHDPHADAKDFDTPAHRELAREAAEQAIVLLKNDGTLPLARDSRIAVVGLLADECKLDWYSGTLIHRSTPLEGLYERFGAERVEFAEGVDRVLLRTGEGTFLHVPAADGAADEARGAEGALDPALLAGRTDLPPLTTDPAGTEFALIDWGEGTLTLRAPDGRYLSVAEDGFLRASADQPGGWVVQETFRLEPHGDGHLLRHVGTGRHVSVSADGVKVADENPETFELIVVERGEDAVTRVTAEADVVLVVAGNDPHIHGRETEDRTTLRLPAHQERLLRAARAANPNTVLALVSAYPYAVDTTALPAVLWTAHGGQAAGTALARVLAGDVSPAGRLPQTWYADDADLPDLLDYDVIGGRQTYLYFEGTPLFPFGHGLSYASFSYGDLATRVEDGTLHVSFTVTNTGDREADEVAQVYARAADPALPRPRRQLLAHRRVALAPGARAELAFEVPLHALEFWDVARGDWRLEPGPYDILAGASSEDVRLRTTMSLDGEPGAPRAVLARGLDAADFDEQSGIEIVDRTKTEGDAVTAVPGLAGELLYRACDFGTGAAEVTVTVAGEGTVELSVDGGPVLAELTASGSGGPYDYTALGATLTVEGVRDLRVGLRGPLRLAHVGFSG from the coding sequence GTGACCGCACACACGCCGCCCACGCCGCCTTTCCGCGATCCGAGCCTGCCGTTCGCGAAGCGCATCGACGATCTGCTGTCGCGGCTGACCCTCGACGAGAAGACCGCCTTCCTGCACCAGTTCGCCCCCGCCGTCGACCGTCTCGGCGTCGACGCCTTCCGCACCGGCCAGGAGGCCCTGCACGGCGTCGCCTGGATGGGCCCGGCCACCGTGTTCCCGCAGGCCGTGGGCCTGGGCGCGACCTGGAACACGGATCTCGTACGACGGGTCGGCGAGGCGGTGTCCAAGGAGGTCCGGGCGCTGCGCGCCCACGACGACCGCGTGGGCCTGAACGTCTGGGCGCCCACCGTCAACCTCCTGAGGCACCCGCTGTGGGGCCGCAACGAGGAGGGCTACTCGGAGGACCCGAAACTCACCTCGGCCATCGCCACCGCGTACACGCGGGGACTGCGCGGCGACCACCCGACGTACTGGCGCACGGCCCCGGTGCTCAAGCACTGGCTGGCGCACAACAACGAGACGGACCGGGCCACCTCGTCCAGCTCGGTCCGCCCGCGCGTGCTGCACGAGTACGACATGCGGGCCTTCCGCGAGACCGTCGAGGCGGGCGCGGTGGCCGGAGTGATGCCGGCGTACAACCTGGTCAACGGCCGTCCGAACCATGTCTCGCCGTATCTGCGCGAGCACCTGCGCGCCTGGACCGAGGAGGAGCTGCTGGTCTGCTCGGACGCGGGCGCGCCCAGCAACCTGGTCGACCACGAGCACTACTTCGACACCCACGAGGAGGCCACCGCGGCCTCCCTCCGGGCCGGCGTCGACAGCTTCACCGACCACGGCACGGACAGCTCGCAGATGATCGGGCGCCTCAAGAGGGCCCACGAGCGGGGCCTGCTGACCGAGGCCGACATCGACACGGCCGTCCGGCGCCAGCTCTCGGTCCGCTTCCGGCTCGGCGAGTTCGACCCGGACCACGACCCGCACGCCGACGCCAAGGACTTCGACACCCCGGCGCACCGCGAGCTCGCCCGGGAGGCCGCCGAGCAGGCGATCGTCCTGCTCAAGAACGACGGGACGCTGCCCCTCGCGCGGGATTCCCGGATCGCGGTGGTCGGTCTGCTCGCCGACGAGTGCAAGCTCGACTGGTACAGCGGCACCCTCATCCACCGCTCGACCCCGCTGGAGGGGCTGTACGAGCGGTTCGGCGCCGAGCGGGTGGAGTTCGCGGAGGGTGTGGACCGGGTCCTGCTCAGGACCGGTGAAGGCACGTTCCTGCATGTGCCCGCCGCGGACGGCGCCGCCGACGAGGCGCGCGGTGCCGAGGGCGCCCTGGACCCGGCGCTGCTCGCGGGCCGCACCGACCTGCCCCCGCTCACCACCGACCCGGCCGGCACCGAGTTCGCGCTGATCGACTGGGGCGAGGGCACCCTGACGCTGCGCGCACCCGACGGCCGCTATCTCTCGGTCGCCGAGGACGGCTTCCTCCGCGCCTCCGCCGACCAGCCGGGGGGCTGGGTCGTCCAGGAGACGTTCCGTCTGGAACCGCACGGTGACGGACACCTCCTCAGGCATGTCGGTACGGGTCGCCACGTCTCTGTCTCCGCCGACGGAGTAAAGGTTGCCGACGAGAATCCGGAAACGTTCGAGCTCATCGTCGTCGAACGCGGCGAGGACGCAGTGACCAGGGTCACTGCCGAGGCCGACGTGGTCCTGGTGGTCGCGGGCAACGACCCGCACATCCACGGCCGCGAGACCGAGGACCGCACTACGCTGCGGCTGCCCGCACACCAGGAGCGCCTGCTGCGCGCGGCGCGCGCGGCCAACCCGAACACCGTCCTCGCGCTGGTCTCGGCGTACCCGTACGCGGTCGACACCACGGCGCTGCCCGCGGTGCTGTGGACGGCCCACGGCGGCCAGGCGGCCGGCACCGCCCTCGCCCGCGTCCTGGCCGGCGACGTCTCCCCCGCCGGCCGCCTCCCGCAGACCTGGTACGCCGACGACGCCGACCTGCCCGACCTCCTCGACTACGACGTGATCGGCGGCCGCCAGACCTACCTGTACTTCGAGGGCACCCCGCTGTTCCCCTTCGGGCACGGGCTGTCGTACGCGTCCTTCTCCTACGGCGACCTCGCGACCCGCGTCGAGGACGGCACGCTCCACGTGTCCTTCACGGTCACGAACACCGGGGACCGGGAGGCCGACGAGGTCGCCCAGGTCTACGCCCGCGCCGCGGACCCGGCGCTCCCGCGTCCGCGCCGGCAGCTGCTGGCCCACCGCCGGGTCGCGCTGGCGCCCGGCGCCCGGGCGGAGCTGGCCTTCGAGGTCCCGTTGCACGCCCTGGAGTTCTGGGACGTGGCCCGGGGCGACTGGCGTCTGGAACCGGGCCCGTACGACATCCTGGCCGGCGCCTCCAGCGAGGACGTCCGCCTACGGACGACCATGTCGCTCGACGGCGAGCCCGGCGCGCCGCGTGCCGTCCTTGCACGGGGTCTGGACGCGGCCGACTTCGACGAGCAGAGCGGCATCGAGATCGTCGACCGGACGAAGACGGAGGGCGACGCGGTGACGGCGGTTCCGGGTCTGGCCGGTGAACTGCTCTACCGTGCCTGCGACTTCGGGACCGGCGCTGCCGAGGTGACGGTGACCGTGGCGGGCGAGGGCACGGTCGAGCTGTCGGTCGACGGCGGCCCGGTGCTCGCGGAACTGACGGCGAGCGGGTCCGGCGGCCCGTACGACTACACCGCGCTCGGCGCCACTCTGACCGTCGAGGGTGTGCGCGATCTGCGCGTCGGACTGCGCGGCCCGCTGCGGCTCGCGCACGTCGGCTTCTCCGGTTGA
- a CDS encoding extracellular solute-binding protein — protein sequence MTPNAAASSGPSGPSRRSFLASTAVATAAVAGGMPLLAACGGSESGSREGTTSGKDAKKLLPAFVASNVVTPDLPSKNGSPLGFTSKLDLADLKTSVPKKLGKGGKVTIMSPFWGSPPKGNNPYYQGMNSLIGVDVVWQNQDGNTYDQKLGAVLASSDIPDVVVVPSWNMSGRIPTALINKFADLGPYLSGDAVKEYPNLAAIPTDAWQRCIIGGKLRALPQPSPPITGIVPLYRKDIFDKEGYEVPRSTDEFMALAKEITNAKARRWACLDMKWTAFQMFSVFSGSEKPLWWNHQDGKMVCRVETEEYLEALEWARKLFAAGVVHPDSMMGKNAPDPGPKFAAGEFLIYPNNITQWWSRTAEQATQNPEFKIWGMDVYNHDGGDPTVWAEQPAGIFAYVNKSASESVIRDVLAAANVTAAPYGTKEYMMTNYGVEGTHYTVKDGVPVKTDAGNNQVMNAYVMLASPAATLAHPDFPDVAKAQVEWYQRMGSFTKKSSFYGQMITEPTRYTNLGNDFEQLEDDITRGRKKISDMQQAVSTWKRQGGDKLRDWYQKLLDENGSAAS from the coding sequence ATGACGCCGAACGCCGCCGCCTCCTCTGGTCCTTCCGGACCCAGCCGGAGAAGCTTCCTCGCCTCCACCGCGGTCGCCACCGCGGCGGTCGCGGGCGGGATGCCACTGCTCGCCGCCTGCGGCGGCTCGGAGAGCGGCTCGCGCGAGGGCACCACGTCGGGCAAGGACGCGAAGAAGCTGCTGCCGGCCTTCGTCGCCAGCAACGTGGTGACCCCGGACCTCCCCTCGAAGAACGGCTCACCCCTCGGCTTCACCAGCAAGCTCGACCTCGCGGACCTGAAGACCTCGGTCCCCAAGAAGCTGGGCAAGGGCGGCAAGGTCACGATCATGTCGCCGTTCTGGGGCTCCCCGCCCAAGGGGAACAACCCCTACTACCAGGGGATGAACAGCCTGATAGGCGTCGACGTCGTCTGGCAGAACCAGGACGGCAACACCTACGACCAGAAGCTCGGCGCGGTCCTCGCCTCCAGTGACATCCCGGACGTGGTGGTCGTCCCGAGCTGGAACATGAGCGGCCGGATACCCACCGCCCTCATCAACAAGTTCGCCGACCTCGGCCCCTACCTGTCGGGCGACGCGGTCAAGGAGTACCCGAACCTCGCCGCCATCCCGACCGACGCCTGGCAGCGCTGCATCATCGGCGGCAAGCTGCGCGCCCTGCCGCAGCCCTCCCCGCCCATCACCGGCATCGTGCCCCTCTACCGCAAGGACATCTTCGACAAGGAGGGCTACGAAGTCCCGCGCTCCACCGACGAGTTCATGGCCCTCGCCAAGGAGATCACCAACGCCAAGGCGCGGCGGTGGGCCTGCCTGGACATGAAGTGGACCGCCTTCCAGATGTTCAGCGTGTTCTCCGGCAGCGAGAAGCCGCTGTGGTGGAACCACCAGGACGGCAAGATGGTCTGCCGCGTCGAGACCGAGGAGTACCTCGAAGCGCTGGAGTGGGCCCGCAAGCTCTTCGCCGCAGGCGTCGTGCACCCCGACTCCATGATGGGCAAGAACGCCCCCGACCCGGGCCCCAAGTTCGCCGCCGGCGAGTTCCTGATCTACCCCAACAACATCACCCAGTGGTGGAGCCGCACCGCCGAACAGGCCACCCAGAACCCGGAGTTCAAGATCTGGGGCATGGACGTCTACAACCACGACGGCGGCGACCCGACGGTCTGGGCCGAACAGCCGGCCGGCATCTTCGCCTACGTCAACAAGAGCGCCTCGGAGTCCGTCATCCGTGACGTGCTGGCCGCCGCCAACGTCACCGCCGCGCCGTACGGCACCAAGGAATACATGATGACCAACTACGGCGTGGAGGGCACCCACTACACCGTCAAGGACGGCGTGCCCGTCAAGACCGACGCGGGCAACAACCAGGTCATGAACGCCTACGTCATGCTCGCGAGCCCTGCTGCCACCCTCGCCCACCCCGACTTCCCCGACGTCGCCAAGGCGCAGGTGGAGTGGTACCAGCGGATGGGCTCCTTCACCAAGAAGTCCAGCTTCTACGGCCAGATGATCACCGAGCCGACCCGCTACACCAACCTCGGCAACGACTTCGAGCAGCTCGAGGACGACATCACCCGCGGCCGCAAGAAGATCAGCGACATGCAGCAGGCCGTCTCCACCTGGAAGCGCCAGGGCGGCGACAAGCTGCGCGACTGGTACCAGAAGCTCCTCGACGAAAACGGCTCGGCGGCGAGCTGA